The window ACAGAATTCTGCGCGAAGCGGAGGAAAAAGACACGGTAAAATCAATCAAAACGGGAGGCATGGCAAAAAATATCCCGACGGAGCCACGACGAGAGATTTCAGGCTCATTATTCAATTAGAAAATGCTATTCCTTAGTGTGCAAAATGCCGACAAGATGCCATCTGAACACACCTGTTAACAGTCCCGATTTTCTCATGGAATATACAATGCAAAGGAGTTATACCAAAAAAGCAAAATTGCGCTCCCACTGCGCTGTCCGGGCCGTTGCGAAAAGCGCGCGCAATTGTTGCTATAATTAAAGTGAGATGATGCGTGTAATCGCGCCGGTCAAACCGCTGCTGAAATCCGGCAGGGCTCTCGCCCTGATGGCGGGGGCGCTTTTGTATTCCTGTTCCGCGTTCGCCGCGCAGGAAGCGCCTTTCAAAACCCTTTCCGGCCATGCCGGCGGGGTCTGGGCCGTCGCTTTCTCCAGCGACGGGAAATATCTGGCCTCCGCCGGACAGGACAGCGCTGTCATCATCTGGGACGCGGCGTCTTTTTCGCAGTTGAAGGCCCTGCGCAGGCACACAAAACCGGTTACCTCCCTGTCTTTTTCGCCCAACGGGAAATATCTGGCTTCCGCCGCGCGGGACAACAGCGTCGTCATCTGGCGCACCGATATAATGGATGCCGCCGTTACGGTAAAGGCGCATACCAAGTCTGTTCTGGCGGCGGCTTTCTCGCCGGACGGGAAATATCTGGCCTCCGCCGGAATGGACGGGACCGTGCGCGTTTTCCGCAGCATAATTTTCAGGCCTGTGAACGTTATTACCGAGACGGCAAAGCCGTTCTGCATCGCCTTCTCCCCGGATTCGCAGCTGCTGGCCGCAGGCGGCGAGGACGGCGCGCTGCGCCTCTACGACGGGCGCACATTCAAACTGGTCAAGTCCGCCGCCGCGCAGCCGGATTATGTGTGGGCCGCGGCGTTTTCTCCGGACGGGAAATACCTGGCCACCGCGGGCAGGGACGGCTCCGTCAGGGTCTGGGCGATGCCGGATTTGACTCTTGCCGCCTCCATGCCCGGGGACGGCAAACCAGTCGCCGCGCTGGCGTTTTCGCCCGACGGGAAATATCTGGCCTCTGCCGGGGAGGGTAAAATCGTAACCCTCTGGCTGGCGGGGGATTTCAAGCCCGCGCTTACATTGCCCGGTCATGAAGCCGCCGTGGGCGCGCTGGCATTCTCGCCGGACGGCAGATACCTCGTCTCCGGCGGGGAGGACAAGACGGTGCGCGTCTGGCAGGTTCCAACGCCGGCACAGCTGGCGCATCAGCCTCCCGCCCCGGCTGCCGCCGCGCCTCAGCCGAAAAAAACCGAGGAGCCGGACCCCTCCCGCAAAAACATAGACGAGGGAAACCGGCTGCTGACTTTTTCCGCGCTGGAGCTTAAATCCAATTCCGCCGCGCGCGAGCAGTTCCGCCAGGCCCTTTCCATAAAGGAAAGCGCCGAGGCGCGCGACGGTTTCAACCGCGCCGACAGAATGGTGCGCAAGGGCTACACTTTGGCGGGCGAGGCTGCGGGAGGCCTGCTTCTGGCGCTGGGGGCCGCGATTTTCGCGCTGCTGCGGCGCAGGAAAAAGGCCGCGCCGGATAAAGCCGCCTCCGGCGATAAAATTCAGAAGCTGCTTGCTTCAGGCAAGGCCGGGGCCGCATTGAAGGCCTGGCGGGAATATGCCGCCTCCGGCGGCGACCCGGCCGAAATAGCGGAGGAAACGCTGTTCGGGCTTTTTGACAAAAATTCCGTTTGGGATTCGCTTGAGAAAGACGCGCTTCCGGCGAAGTATTGCTGCGCTTTCTCCAGAAAACTGCTTGCCGCCGGCAATATGGGCGCGGCGTGGCTGATGTTTTCCAAATTCAGGGCTGGCTATTCGGAACCGTATATCCCGGCCCTTATAAGCGAGGAAGAGACGCTCAAACTATACGCCTCCTCCCCTTCACCCGCCGCCATAGACAAGGAACCCATATCTCCCGCCGGCGCGGCGGCCTACGGCGCGCAGCTTGCCGCATACGGCAAAAAAGACGATGCCGCCGCCGTTTTGCTGCGAAAACAGGTTTTGTGCGCCGATATTCCGGCGGAGGCTGCAAAGGGCGCGGTTTCGACGCTGGTGGCGCTGGGCAAAGAAGGCGAGCTGCTGAAATTGCTGGAATCCGAAAAATGCGCGCAGGCGGTTTATTCCGCGGCGGCCTCGGCGTTTGCTTCCTCCGGCAAAAATGAAAATACGGCAAAGGTTCTGGAATTTCTGTCCGGCAAGCACGGCGCGCTGGCGCAGGGCGATGCTGAAACCCTTGTTGCCGCATGCAAGACGCTGGACAGTCTGGATAATATCCGCCTGGAGCTTATCCCCCCCGCCGCGCGGGCCGAACTGGCGCAGGCTCTCTTTGACGCGGACAAGCCCGCCGCCGCTTTGAAGGCGCTTTCCTCCGGCGGGCGCGGAACATGGGGCGACAGCGAATACGCGCTGTGCGTGCAGCTTTATTCCAAACTGGATATGTATGATTTGGCCGAGGAAATGGCCACCTCGCTTCCTCCCGAAAAAGACGCCGGCGTTTTGCCTGAATTTTACTACAGCCTTGCCGAATATGCCGAGCGGCAGGGCAAGCCGCTGCGCGCGCTGGAGATATACAAGCAGTTCGCCGCAAAAGGATTGGATTTCAAGGATGTCGTAACCCGCTATCCCGCGCTGCGCGACAAGCTGGCCGAGCAGGGCATACGTTTAACCAGGCCGCCCGTTCGGGAGGAGGCCGCCCTTCCGGAGGCCGCCGCCCCGCCGCAGCCAGCCGCAGAGGCAAAGCCGGAAGCCGCCCCGCGTTCCGGCAAAAAACGCAACGCGGACGAGGACACCCGCCGCGTCGCCCTGCTAAAGGGCGGCAAGATGGAGCTTATAAAGGAAATAGGCCGGGGCGGCATGGGCATAGTCTACAGCGTGTTTGACAAGACGCTTAACCGCAAGGCCGCGCTGAAACGGATGAGGGAGGAGCTTTACATCTCCGGCAAGGAATCCGACAAGTTTCTCAACGAAGCGCGCATGGCCGCACAGCTAAGCCACCCGAACATAGTGGTGGTCTACGAAATTATAGAGCATGAGGAGATGGCCTATATCCTCTTTGAGTACATAGACGGCCAGTCGCTTCAGCAGGTGCTGGAGAGTTCGCCTTCCGGGATGCGCTATAACGAGGCGCTGCGCATAGTGGAGCAGGTGTGCAACGGCCTTTCCTACGCGCACAATCACAACGTGATACACCGCGACCTCAAACCCTCCAACATAATGCTGGCAAAAGACGGACTGGTCAAGATAACCGATTTCGGCATAGCCCGCACCGCCAAGGACACTATCATGCGGCTTACCGGCGCCTCCACGGGCACGCTGGCCTACATGTCGCCGGAACAGGAACTTGGCTCCTGCGATGTGCGCTCCGACATATACAGCCTCGGCGTGATGATGTACGAGATGCTCACCGGCGACCTGCCTTTCCGCGGCCCCAATTTCTATCTGCAGAAGGAAAAGATGGTTTTCTCGCCGCCGTCGGAAATAGCGCCGGAGCTGCCGCGCGACATAGACGCCGTCATCGCCAAATGCCTGGATGCGGACCGCAGCAAGCGCTACGGCTCCGTTGACGAGCTGTTGCGCGAGCTTGTCGGCAGGCTTTGAATTTGACCGGCTGCCGCCTCGTAAAATAGCGGCGGGATGAAACGGCGCCGGTATTTTCCACAGCCCCGCCTCATTCCGCCGCGATATTTAAAACTCGGGATGCTGAATCGCCGACTATGGCTGCCAGCGCCATGGCTTGGATGCGTTCCTCTACACCGGCTGCCAGCACGTTAGAACCCACAAGAAGGCTTGGCGGCGCAGCCAGCATCATCCCAGAGACTGGGGACACTTAGTCCGAAGGCGCTAGTTGCGGCCATATATGCGAGGCAGGCCTTCGGCGCCCCATGGCTTAGAGAAGTTCCTTCCTTCTACACCGGCTGCCAGCATGGGACCACCCGCAATAAGGCTCGGCACCGAAGCCAGCATCGCACCACTGACGGCACTTCCGGTGGGGAAACTTAGTCCGAGGGCGCCAGCTGCGGCCACATATCCGGCGACACCTGCGCCTACTACACCCACCGCTGAGAGAGCTAACCCCGCGGCTATCATAGTTTTGGGGTGTTTTCTCCCCATCTCAGTAAGTTTGTCCATGGCTTTGTCCATTACGCGCGTAGCCTTGCCTATTATGCTCTTGTTGCGTGAAGCTGCCTCATTGGACGCTCCCGCCACACCACTGCTATCAGCCGCATGGGCTTTGCCGATAGGATTCAGACTGCTGAGAGAGAACTTTCTTTTACCGTTACTCTCGCTGCTGGCGGATTTCAAAGCCGGAACAGCCATCGCCATCTTTTTGCTGCCGGTGCGGGAACGGGCTATCGCCGCCGCGCTGAACCGTCTGGCCGATTTTGAGCGCGAGGAGGAGCCTCCCCCCATGTAAACGCCGCCGCTTCCGTCGCCTGAGCGCGACGAAAACCTGGAATTGCCCGCAGATTCTCTGAACTTAAGGCCGCTGCCCGCCTTGTCGCTTTCCAGCCCGGCGAACGCGCTGCCGCATATCATCATTCCCGCCAGAAAACATGCTGTCAACTTTTCCATAATCGCGCTCTCCATTCGGCACAGGACGATACAACCGCATTTGCTTGGACAGTGTGCCGACATCTATTCGTCCGTCTTAATACTTGGATGCGACAGCCGAAACCTGTTTCAAAGCTTTGTCAATCGCAGCGCTATCGGCAACTTTCCTGGCTGCTATGCGCGTAAGGTCTTCATTCACTACCTTGTCTATCCATTTGGCAAGCTTGCTGATTTGCCCCGATTGCTCGGCAATTTGGCTCGATTGCTGGGCAATTGTTGTACGCGCTTTGCTAAGTTCCTTGGCCGCCGCTGCGCCTGCCGCCAGTTTCCCTTGCAGCTTAATAGCTCCGTATCCCCCCACCGCGGCGGCTGCGGCTAATGCGGCTCCCAGCAGGACTTTCTTTCCCGTGGGGCTGGTCGCGGCTTTGGCCGCTTTTGAAGCGAGGTTGCGCACAGCCGCCCCCGCCCTTGAGAAAATGGACGGCTTGCCGCCCGACTCATTGGATGCGGAGCTGGCAGACGCCTGCTGCGTTTTAGCAAGAGCCGGCACTTCCATCGCCAGCTTTTTGCTGCCGGTGCGGGAGCGGGATATCTCGGACGCGCTGAACCGTCTGGCCGATTTTGAGCGCGAGGAGGAGCCTCCCCCTATGTAAACGCCGCCGCTTCCGCCGCCTGAGCGCGACGAGAACCTGGAACTGCCCGCCGATTCCCTGAATTTAAGGCCGCTGCCCGCCTTGTCGCTTTCCAGCCCGGCGAACGCGCTGCCGCAGACCATTATGATTGCCGCGAAACATGACATCAGCTTATTCATACCTCACCGCCTCCTTGTCCCGCCAACCGATTTTTTGTCTTCACGCAGTAGTCTAGCAGGGATTCTTCATTTTTTCAGGGGCCAAAGGACCCATACGGTCGCTACGACACACCCGTTTTTTGAAAAGCTGTGGTGTGCTTGCCCGGAAATCGCAGTTGAGTAGCGGAATTCGACGAAAAATGGCTTCGCATCTCCGGCACAAAAAAGTGTTTACAGGCCTGCGGGCCTGCTCGCACTTTTTTGTGCCGAATCTGCTTCGCCCTTTTTCGTCTCGGTTCTCGCTATCAACTGCGATTTCCGGGCTTGCAAACGACAACGGCAGGCAAAACGTTGCAAATGGCCTGAGCCGGTGTTTTTCTTTTTTTGCGCCCGCAGTGTTTCGTGTGGTTCGTGTGTTTCGTGGTTAAAAGTCGTTGAGCCTGTCTAGCCTATAACAATGCCGGTTTTCCCAGACAGTAAAATCAACTTATCCGGGAGCAAGTCTATAGCCCGTTTTCTCCCCCATTTTCACCAGTGTTTCTATGCCCTCGCGGGAGCGCAACGCTATATCCGCGTCAACTTCCGCCATACCTGCTGCCAGAACCAGTATTACGGTTGACGCGCCGAATTCAAAATATCCTTTTTCCTCGCCCCTTGAAAAGGAGCCGCCCTCCGGCTTTGACTGGCATATTTTCCCCACCCGCATCGCGCCGACATCAATATGGACGACGTCGCCGAAATTTTCGGTTTCCAGCACGCACAGTTCGCGGTAATTCACCTCAAAGACGGGCGCGCCGCTTGAGAGGCACAACGGATGCACCGAATGCAGCCTGCCGCCCAGCCTGCGGACGGGGCCGTGCCACCCGTTGTCTACATAGCAGAAGCGGTGATAGTCCGCCGGCGCCAGCCGGAACACCAGGCACAGCCCGCCCTGATATTTGCCGGCAAGCGTATTGTCCCCCAGCAGCGCGCGCACGGAAATGGCGCGCCCCTTTACCGGAACGGCGGTATCCCCGTCCAGCCGGTAGGCCAGCAGCCGCCCGTCGCAGGGCGCTATCAGCGCGGCGGGATTTTGGTCCACGGGGCGCAGCCCCGGCTTTAGCCTGCGCGTGAAAAACTCGTTGAAATCGCGGTACTGGTCCGGCGGCTTTTCCGCCTCGTCTGCGCGGACGCCGTAGGTTTTGATGAAAGCCTCTATCCCGGCCCGGCTGGATTTGGTCCGCTGGAAAAACCCGTAAATTTTTGAATAGTAAATCCGGCTGTAGAGCAGC is drawn from Elusimicrobiales bacterium and contains these coding sequences:
- the asd gene encoding archaetidylserine decarboxylase (Phosphatidylserine decarboxylase is synthesized as a single chain precursor. Generation of the pyruvoyl active site from a Ser is coupled to cleavage of a Gly-Ser bond between the larger (beta) and smaller (alpha chains). It is an integral membrane protein.) yields the protein MAVNPRIPLFDRASGKMTEETVFKGNFLLFHYGHWFGRLLTWLLYSRIYYSKIYGFFQRTKSSRAGIEAFIKTYGVRADEAEKPPDQYRDFNEFFTRRLKPGLRPVDQNPAALIAPCDGRLLAYRLDGDTAVPVKGRAISVRALLGDNTLAGKYQGGLCLVFRLAPADYHRFCYVDNGWHGPVRRLGGRLHSVHPLCLSSGAPVFEVNYRELCVLETENFGDVVHIDVGAMRVGKICQSKPEGGSFSRGEEKGYFEFGASTVILVLAAGMAEVDADIALRSREGIETLVKMGEKTGYRLAPG
- a CDS encoding protein kinase, translated to MMRVIAPVKPLLKSGRALALMAGALLYSCSAFAAQEAPFKTLSGHAGGVWAVAFSSDGKYLASAGQDSAVIIWDAASFSQLKALRRHTKPVTSLSFSPNGKYLASAARDNSVVIWRTDIMDAAVTVKAHTKSVLAAAFSPDGKYLASAGMDGTVRVFRSIIFRPVNVITETAKPFCIAFSPDSQLLAAGGEDGALRLYDGRTFKLVKSAAAQPDYVWAAAFSPDGKYLATAGRDGSVRVWAMPDLTLAASMPGDGKPVAALAFSPDGKYLASAGEGKIVTLWLAGDFKPALTLPGHEAAVGALAFSPDGRYLVSGGEDKTVRVWQVPTPAQLAHQPPAPAAAAPQPKKTEEPDPSRKNIDEGNRLLTFSALELKSNSAAREQFRQALSIKESAEARDGFNRADRMVRKGYTLAGEAAGGLLLALGAAIFALLRRRKKAAPDKAASGDKIQKLLASGKAGAALKAWREYAASGGDPAEIAEETLFGLFDKNSVWDSLEKDALPAKYCCAFSRKLLAAGNMGAAWLMFSKFRAGYSEPYIPALISEEETLKLYASSPSPAAIDKEPISPAGAAAYGAQLAAYGKKDDAAAVLLRKQVLCADIPAEAAKGAVSTLVALGKEGELLKLLESEKCAQAVYSAAASAFASSGKNENTAKVLEFLSGKHGALAQGDAETLVAACKTLDSLDNIRLELIPPAARAELAQALFDADKPAAALKALSSGGRGTWGDSEYALCVQLYSKLDMYDLAEEMATSLPPEKDAGVLPEFYYSLAEYAERQGKPLRALEIYKQFAAKGLDFKDVVTRYPALRDKLAEQGIRLTRPPVREEAALPEAAAPPQPAAEAKPEAAPRSGKKRNADEDTRRVALLKGGKMELIKEIGRGGMGIVYSVFDKTLNRKAALKRMREELYISGKESDKFLNEARMAAQLSHPNIVVVYEIIEHEEMAYILFEYIDGQSLQQVLESSPSGMRYNEALRIVEQVCNGLSYAHNHNVIHRDLKPSNIMLAKDGLVKITDFGIARTAKDTIMRLTGASTGTLAYMSPEQELGSCDVRSDIYSLGVMMYEMLTGDLPFRGPNFYLQKEKMVFSPPSEIAPELPRDIDAVIAKCLDADRSKRYGSVDELLRELVGRL